Proteins encoded by one window of Ralstonia sp. RRA:
- a CDS encoding NIPSNAP family protein, producing the protein MNASIQDRQLEVIELRQYTLRPNKRDALIDLFDRELVEPQEAVGMTVLGQFRDLDHPDLFVWLRGFESMQTRLNGLKAFYGGVTWQAHAEAANATMLDSDNVLLLRPAWEGAHLPKDATPRASRDATAIPPGLVDITVFYLDAPASAELLTFCRERMTYVLNVGGACAQGWYITEPRENNFPRLPVRAHEHVLVGVAVFPDLARFEAFGRSNLWAREIAPQLAQWPIRSTETHRLLPTARSAIHA; encoded by the coding sequence ATGAACGCGAGCATTCAAGACAGGCAACTGGAGGTGATCGAGCTGCGCCAGTACACGCTTCGCCCCAACAAGCGCGATGCGTTGATCGACCTCTTTGATCGTGAGCTGGTCGAGCCGCAGGAAGCGGTCGGGATGACGGTCCTGGGGCAGTTCCGCGATCTGGATCATCCGGATCTGTTTGTCTGGCTGCGCGGGTTTGAGAGCATGCAGACCCGCCTGAACGGGCTGAAGGCCTTCTACGGCGGTGTTACCTGGCAGGCGCATGCCGAGGCGGCCAACGCCACGATGCTGGATTCAGACAACGTACTGCTGCTGCGCCCCGCATGGGAGGGTGCCCACCTGCCCAAGGATGCGACGCCCCGTGCCAGCCGGGACGCAACGGCAATCCCGCCGGGGTTGGTCGACATCACGGTCTTCTATCTGGATGCGCCAGCATCAGCGGAGCTGCTGACGTTCTGCCGTGAACGCATGACCTACGTTCTCAACGTCGGTGGCGCGTGTGCTCAGGGTTGGTATATCACGGAGCCCCGTGAGAACAACTTCCCCCGATTGCCCGTGCGGGCACACGAGCATGTGCTGGTGGGGGTTGCCGTGTTTCCCGACCTCGCACGGTTCGAGGCATTTGGCCGTTCGAACCTGTGGGCGCGTGAGATTGCTCCGCAGTTGGCGCAGTGGCCGATCCGGTCGACCGAGACGCACCGGCTGCTGCCAACGGCGCGCTCGGCCATCCATGCGTAG
- a CDS encoding isocitrate lyase, which produces MAQYQDDIKAVAGLKETHGSAWNAINPEYAARMRAQNKFKTGLDIAKYTAKIMRADMAAYDADPAKYTQSLGCWHGFIGQQKMISIKKHFNSTERRYLYLSGWMVAALRSEFGPLPDQSMHEKTSVSALIRELYTFLRQADARELGGLFRDLDAAKDAAAKAAIQQKIDNHVTHVVPIIADIDAGFGNAEATYLLAKQFIEAGACCIQIENQVSDEKQCGHQDGKVTVPHEDFLAKIRAIRYAFLELGVDDGIIVARTDSLGAGLTKQIAVTNEPGDLGDQYNSFLDCEELSADQLGNGDVVIKRDGKLLRPKRLPSNLFQFRAGTGEARCVLDCITSLQNGADLLWIETEKPHIAQIGGMVSEIRKVIPNAKLVYNNSPSFNWTLNFRQQVYDAMKEAGKDVSSYERAALMSTEYDDTELAKQADEKIRTFQADASREAGIFHHLITLPTYHTAALSTDNLAKEYFGDQGMLGYVAGVQRKEIRQGIACVKHQNMSGSDIGDDHKEYFSGEAALKAAGKDNTMNQFH; this is translated from the coding sequence ATGGCCCAGTACCAAGACGACATCAAGGCAGTTGCCGGTTTGAAAGAAACCCACGGCAGCGCATGGAATGCGATCAACCCCGAGTACGCTGCCCGCATGCGCGCGCAGAACAAGTTCAAGACGGGTTTGGACATCGCCAAGTACACCGCCAAGATCATGCGCGCCGACATGGCTGCCTACGACGCTGATCCGGCCAAGTACACCCAGTCGCTGGGTTGCTGGCACGGCTTCATCGGTCAGCAGAAGATGATCTCCATCAAGAAGCACTTCAACAGCACCGAGCGCCGCTATCTGTACCTGTCGGGCTGGATGGTCGCTGCGCTGCGCTCGGAGTTCGGCCCGCTGCCGGACCAGTCGATGCACGAGAAGACCTCGGTCAGCGCGCTGATCCGCGAGCTGTACACGTTCCTGCGCCAGGCTGATGCCCGTGAACTGGGCGGCCTGTTCCGCGATCTGGACGCTGCCAAGGATGCTGCCGCCAAGGCCGCCATCCAGCAGAAGATCGACAACCACGTCACCCACGTGGTGCCCATCATTGCCGACATCGACGCTGGTTTCGGCAACGCTGAAGCCACCTACCTGCTGGCCAAGCAGTTCATCGAAGCCGGTGCATGCTGCATCCAGATCGAGAACCAAGTGTCGGACGAGAAGCAGTGCGGCCACCAAGACGGCAAGGTCACCGTGCCGCATGAAGACTTCCTGGCCAAGATCCGCGCGATCCGCTACGCGTTCCTGGAGCTGGGTGTGGACGATGGCATCATCGTGGCCCGTACCGACTCGCTGGGCGCTGGCCTGACCAAGCAGATCGCCGTGACCAACGAGCCGGGCGACCTGGGCGATCAGTACAACTCGTTCCTGGATTGCGAAGAGCTGTCGGCCGACCAACTGGGCAACGGTGACGTGGTCATCAAGCGCGACGGCAAGCTGCTGCGTCCGAAGCGCCTGCCGAGCAACCTGTTCCAGTTCCGCGCCGGCACGGGCGAAGCACGCTGCGTGCTGGATTGCATCACCTCGCTGCAGAACGGCGCTGATCTGCTGTGGATCGAAACCGAGAAACCGCACATCGCGCAGATCGGCGGCATGGTGAGCGAGATCCGCAAGGTCATCCCGAATGCCAAGCTGGTGTACAACAACAGCCCGTCGTTCAACTGGACGCTGAACTTCCGTCAGCAGGTGTACGACGCCATGAAGGAAGCCGGCAAGGATGTGTCGTCCTACGAGCGCGCCGCACTGATGAGCACGGAATACGACGACACCGAACTGGCGAAGCAGGCGGACGAGAAGATCCGCACGTTCCAGGCTGATGCATCGCGTGAAGCCGGTATCTTCCACCACCTGATCACGCTGCCGACGTACCACACCGCCGCGCTGTCGACCGACAACCTGGCCAAGGAATACTTCGGCGACCAAGGCATGCTGGGCTACGTGGCTGGCGTGCAGCGCAAGGAAATCCGCCAGGGCATCGCCTGCGTCAAGCACCAGAACATGTCGGGCTCGGATATCGGCGACGACCACAAGGAATACTTCAGCGGTGAAGCAGCCCTGAAGGCAGCTGGTAAGGACAACACCATGAATCAGTTCCACTGA
- a CDS encoding YafY family protein: protein MKASRLLSIMMLLQARGRMTAPALAEALEVSERTILRDIDQLSTAGVPIWGDRGRNGGFQLREGWRTDLTGLTQQEAHALFLAGLPGPATELGLDGMATSARRRMIASLAPDSREHADRVASRLHIDTVDWYRAQETPVFLREVADAVWSAHRIEVKYESWRGVSDRELEPLGLVLKGGAWYLVAKVVGKPSPLTFRLAKIVELKPSRRRFKRPARFDLAKHWHDAMHRYETDLYRLTAHIAVSPRGENWLINARVKTMPVAQDAGRAEVPSGWKAFLMPIESIEHGARKLLGYGAHVKILGPQELKHQLMEELLQLKALYKK, encoded by the coding sequence ATGAAAGCGAGCCGGCTGCTGTCGATCATGATGCTGCTGCAAGCGCGCGGGCGGATGACCGCACCGGCGTTGGCTGAAGCGCTGGAGGTTTCCGAGCGCACGATCCTGCGGGATATCGATCAGCTCTCCACCGCCGGCGTGCCCATCTGGGGAGACCGCGGTCGCAACGGCGGCTTTCAACTGCGCGAGGGTTGGCGCACCGATCTCACCGGCCTCACCCAGCAAGAGGCGCACGCGCTGTTTCTGGCAGGTTTGCCTGGCCCAGCAACGGAGCTTGGCCTGGACGGCATGGCAACCTCTGCCCGGCGGAGGATGATCGCCAGCCTGGCCCCGGACTCGCGCGAGCATGCGGATCGCGTCGCCAGCCGGCTGCATATCGATACGGTGGATTGGTACCGCGCGCAGGAAACGCCGGTGTTCTTGCGCGAGGTGGCCGACGCGGTGTGGAGCGCGCACCGTATCGAAGTGAAGTACGAGAGTTGGCGCGGCGTATCCGACCGCGAACTTGAACCGCTTGGCCTGGTGCTCAAGGGCGGTGCCTGGTACCTGGTTGCCAAGGTGGTGGGCAAGCCCAGCCCACTGACCTTTCGGCTGGCGAAGATCGTTGAACTCAAACCCTCGCGCCGCCGTTTCAAGCGGCCTGCGCGGTTTGATCTGGCCAAGCACTGGCATGACGCCATGCACCGGTACGAGACCGATCTCTATCGGTTGACGGCGCACATTGCCGTATCGCCGCGTGGCGAGAATTGGCTGATCAACGCGCGCGTCAAAACGATGCCTGTCGCGCAGGATGCCGGGCGTGCCGAGGTGCCATCCGGCTGGAAGGCGTTTCTGATGCCCATCGAATCCATCGAGCACGGTGCGCGAAAGCTGCTGGGATACGGCGCGCACGTCAAGATCCTGGGGCCGCAGGAGCTCAAGCATCAGCTGATGGAAGAGCTGTTGCAGTTGAAGGCGCTCTATAAGAAGTAA
- a CDS encoding dihydrofolate reductase family protein: protein MARVRVAGFTLSLDGYGAGPNQDINNPLGDGGIELHQWLIPTRTFQQALFGKDGGTTGVDDEFAARGFQNVGAWILGRNMFGPIRGEWPDMNWKGWWGDSPPYHVPVFVLTHHARPSIEMDGGTTFHFVTGGIREALDRAREAAAGKDVRIGGGPNTIRQYLREGLIDELHIAISPVLLGRGEPLFEGLDLRALGYTCVKSVASEKATHVVLQRQGHADAAA, encoded by the coding sequence ATGGCACGCGTTCGAGTTGCAGGCTTCACCCTCTCGCTCGACGGATATGGAGCGGGTCCGAATCAAGACATCAATAATCCGCTCGGCGATGGCGGGATTGAACTGCACCAGTGGCTGATCCCGACGCGCACATTCCAGCAGGCCCTGTTCGGCAAGGACGGCGGTACGACCGGGGTGGACGATGAGTTCGCTGCCCGTGGCTTTCAGAATGTCGGGGCCTGGATTCTCGGGCGCAACATGTTCGGCCCCATTCGCGGGGAATGGCCGGACATGAACTGGAAAGGCTGGTGGGGCGATAGCCCGCCGTACCACGTTCCGGTGTTCGTCCTGACCCATCATGCGCGACCCTCCATCGAGATGGACGGCGGCACGACGTTCCACTTCGTCACAGGCGGCATTCGCGAGGCACTCGACCGCGCACGCGAGGCTGCTGCCGGAAAGGACGTGCGGATTGGCGGCGGGCCGAACACGATCCGGCAGTATCTTCGTGAAGGCCTCATTGATGAACTGCACATTGCGATCTCGCCGGTGCTGCTCGGCCGGGGGGAGCCGCTGTTCGAGGGGTTGGACTTGCGCGCGCTGGGATACACATGCGTCAAATCCGTCGCGTCGGAGAAGGCCACGCATGTCGTCCTGCAGCGCCAGGGGCATGCGGACGCCGCCGCTTAA
- a CDS encoding alpha/beta hydrolase: MKPCIVFVPDGPNVIEHYAVLIGLLAQRFRVVCFDMPGFGFSFPQPTYTHSLVQGAKAVLGVLDALGIKTAALAFSCANGFYALQTARVAPERITHLVLSQTPSLPAMHAWAHRNVPRPLHVPFIGQVAAWLFRQKAAHRWYSRALPRTTDAQPFQQTAHHALSGGGCFCLAGVVQGLMRENAAAQQAVKTPCTIIWGTQDHSHRGTDPDSLRECIPHAEMLRFEDCGHFPDIEQPERYAAILIERIAGNGAM, encoded by the coding sequence TTGAAACCGTGCATCGTGTTTGTGCCGGACGGCCCCAATGTGATCGAACACTATGCGGTGTTGATTGGCCTGCTCGCGCAGCGCTTCCGGGTGGTGTGCTTCGACATGCCGGGCTTTGGATTTTCGTTTCCGCAGCCAACCTACACGCACTCTCTGGTGCAGGGCGCGAAAGCCGTGTTGGGCGTTCTGGACGCGCTGGGAATCAAGACGGCTGCGCTGGCATTCAGTTGCGCCAATGGCTTCTATGCCCTGCAAACCGCCCGCGTGGCGCCGGAGCGCATTACACATCTGGTGCTGTCTCAAACGCCATCGCTGCCTGCGATGCACGCCTGGGCGCATCGGAACGTCCCTCGGCCGCTACATGTTCCCTTCATCGGGCAGGTGGCGGCGTGGCTGTTCCGACAAAAGGCGGCGCATCGCTGGTATAGCCGTGCGCTACCACGAACAACCGATGCGCAACCTTTTCAGCAGACCGCACATCACGCGCTTTCCGGCGGCGGGTGTTTCTGCCTGGCGGGTGTGGTTCAAGGTTTGATGCGTGAGAACGCAGCAGCGCAGCAAGCCGTCAAGACGCCCTGCACCATCATCTGGGGGACGCAGGACCATTCGCACCGCGGCACCGATCCCGACTCGCTACGCGAATGCATACCGCATGCGGAGATGCTTCGCTTTGAAGACTGCGGGCACTTTCCGGATATTGAGCAGCCCGAGCGCTACGCCGCGATTCTGATTGAGCGCATCGCTGGCAACGGTGCCATGTAA